A region from the Candidatus Bathyarchaeota archaeon genome encodes:
- a CDS encoding V-type ATP synthase subunit A — translation MSLRGTIERINGSLIVARFEAEPRIGDLVEVGNLGLMGEIVRLSGEEAFIQCYEATSGLKPGEPVIDTGKPLVAELGPGIMGTILDGVERSETKLWELTGPFITRGARINPLDRSKRWSFEPAVKQGDKVTGGDILGTVQETQSFEHRVLLPPGLEGTIEQITRGDFTVEEQIGILKTAAGPVELRLMHTWPVRRPRPFKERLPLSIPLVTGQRVIDTFFPVAKGGTASIPGGFGTGKTVMLQQISKWADADVIILIGCGERGNEMADVVAHFPELTDPRSGRRLIERTVIVANVSNMPVSAREASIYLGITLGEYYRDMGYDVAVMADSTSRWAEALRDISGRLEEIPAESGYPAYLSDRIAEIYERAGRVVTLGSGQRVGSLTLLGAVSPPGGDFSEPVTTHTLRYVGTFWALDQELAFRRHFPAINWLRSFSKYLDVASQWWSKHERNWDQIRAVALGLLEEAAEIEETARIIGEKALPDEQRLVLLVAEMLREGFLVQSAFHEVDKFCEPEKQAWLLKIIVDFYNLAEPLIRHGIPIEKVRELDIVPELMRLKEREGIKPIEEARIEMKRQIDKLAKEYEVAPR, via the coding sequence ATGTCCCTGAGAGGAACCATAGAGCGGATAAACGGCTCCCTGATCGTGGCTAGGTTCGAGGCCGAGCCGAGGATAGGCGACCTGGTTGAGGTAGGAAACCTAGGCCTCATGGGGGAGATCGTGCGCCTAAGCGGGGAGGAGGCATTTATACAATGCTACGAGGCCACCAGCGGCCTAAAGCCTGGGGAGCCGGTCATAGACACCGGCAAACCCCTGGTGGCAGAGCTCGGCCCAGGGATAATGGGGACGATACTAGACGGCGTTGAACGGTCTGAGACGAAGCTATGGGAGCTGACAGGCCCCTTCATAACAAGAGGGGCTAGGATAAATCCACTGGACCGGAGCAAGAGGTGGAGCTTCGAGCCCGCTGTCAAGCAGGGAGACAAGGTCACGGGCGGGGACATCCTGGGAACAGTCCAAGAGACCCAGTCATTCGAGCACAGGGTCCTCTTACCACCTGGCCTAGAGGGAACCATAGAGCAGATAACTCGGGGGGACTTCACCGTGGAGGAGCAGATCGGCATCCTGAAGACGGCGGCTGGTCCGGTAGAGCTCAGGCTTATGCATACTTGGCCTGTGAGACGCCCCCGCCCCTTCAAGGAACGATTACCCTTATCCATCCCCCTAGTGACAGGTCAGAGGGTAATAGACACATTCTTCCCGGTAGCCAAGGGAGGAACGGCGAGCATACCGGGAGGTTTCGGGACTGGGAAAACTGTAATGCTCCAGCAGATCAGCAAGTGGGCTGACGCTGATGTCATCATACTTATAGGATGTGGGGAGAGGGGGAATGAGATGGCCGATGTTGTCGCTCACTTCCCTGAGCTTACAGACCCAAGAAGCGGTAGGAGGCTGATAGAGAGGACGGTCATAGTCGCGAATGTCAGCAATATGCCTGTCTCAGCGAGGGAGGCCAGCATCTATCTAGGGATAACGCTGGGCGAGTACTATCGGGATATGGGCTACGATGTGGCCGTGATGGCCGACTCGACCTCCAGGTGGGCTGAGGCCCTGAGAGATATATCCGGGCGCCTCGAGGAGATACCGGCGGAGAGCGGATACCCGGCCTACCTATCCGACAGGATAGCGGAGATATATGAGAGGGCCGGTAGGGTTGTTACCTTAGGTTCAGGACAGAGGGTGGGAAGCCTAACCCTCCTGGGGGCTGTTTCGCCTCCAGGCGGGGACTTCAGCGAGCCTGTAACGACCCACACGCTCAGGTATGTGGGGACCTTCTGGGCCCTAGACCAGGAGCTGGCCTTCAGGCGTCACTTCCCAGCGATCAACTGGCTTAGAAGCTTCAGCAAGTATCTCGACGTTGCCTCCCAGTGGTGGTCGAAGCATGAGAGGAACTGGGATCAGATTAGGGCCGTAGCCCTAGGCCTCCTGGAGGAGGCGGCGGAGATAGAGGAGACGGCTAGGATAATCGGTGAGAAGGCCCTTCCAGACGAGCAGAGGCTGGTCCTCCTAGTAGCCGAGATGCTGAGGGAGGGCTTCCTGGTCCAGAGCGCCTTCCACGAGGTTGATAAGTTCTGCGAGCCTGAGAAGCAGGCATGGCTGCTGAAGATAATAGTTGACTTCTACAACCTCGCAGAGCCCCTGATACGCCACGGCATCCCTATAGAGAAGGTTAGGGAGCTGGACATAGTTCCAGAGCTTATGCGCCTCAAGGAGAGGGAAGGCATAAAGCCCATAGAGGAGGCAAGGATAGAGATGAAGAGGCAGATAGATAAGCTGGCTAAAGAATACGAGGTGGCCCCGAGATGA
- a CDS encoding V-type ATP synthase subunit F, whose product MSVAVVGPSSFVTCFQIIGAIGYEAEDGESVAEILEHLVNEQDFKIIIIPERFAKETLPIREEVLKRGMITPIFALIPDLTLETGLRMEELQAVVSLAIGAKLEL is encoded by the coding sequence ATGAGCGTAGCCGTAGTAGGTCCATCATCCTTTGTCACCTGCTTCCAGATAATAGGGGCCATAGGATACGAGGCTGAGGATGGGGAATCTGTCGCCGAAATCCTAGAACACCTAGTTAATGAACAGGATTTCAAGATCATCATAATTCCCGAGAGGTTTGCTAAGGAGACTCTTCCAATCCGGGAGGAGGTGCTGAAGAGGGGAATGATCACTCCCATCTTCGCCCTCATCCCAGACCTCACGCTGGAGACGGGTTTGAGAATGGAGGAGCTGCAAGCCGTCGTCTCCCTGGCAATAGGGGCGAAGCTCGAGCTTTAG
- a CDS encoding NADH dehydrogenase, with translation MGDGLSIPVIFTMAFVFAFSALHSIPYIDKRMRMGDIEESGTMYAAYPALYLLYSGSVLGAILATNLIEFYLFFECALIFSWLLILLYGYGERERISLSYFLWTHVGGVSLLVGILAVSQHIGSFEISDLWRIEAGSMEPWIGLAITLGLLVKIGSLGVHGWLPDTYSESPSPVSAVLGATSVLLGTYSMARLLMPFREVLFAYSGWLELWALLTILYAGIMALMQNDTKRLVAYLSMSQMNYCFLGVFTYMKYGVVGAISYAISHGLAIALLFLVAGAILYRTGTREMDKLGGLASRLPSSIIAALVGFLTIGGVPPTVGFKSKFILLTGAFERGFMRSPLELTVALLAATLATAITLAYEFRTVWRVFYGSLPEYLKGIREAPIPMIIALLALSSLSLIYGIWPTIITEPIEVYLEHLLG, from the coding sequence TTGGGCGATGGGCTGAGTATCCCTGTAATATTCACAATGGCCTTCGTCTTCGCATTCTCAGCCTTACACTCTATTCCATACATAGATAAGCGTATGAGAATGGGGGATATCGAGGAAAGTGGCACGATGTACGCGGCATATCCAGCCCTCTACCTGCTCTATTCTGGAAGCGTTCTGGGAGCCATCCTAGCCACAAACCTAATAGAGTTCTACTTATTCTTCGAGTGTGCCCTCATCTTCTCATGGCTCCTAATACTCCTTTACGGTTATGGAGAAAGAGAGAGAATCTCCCTATCCTATTTTCTCTGGACCCATGTGGGAGGCGTATCCCTCCTTGTTGGGATACTGGCCGTCTCCCAGCACATAGGAAGCTTCGAGATCTCAGACCTATGGAGGATCGAGGCAGGCTCGATGGAGCCATGGATAGGGCTGGCCATAACATTGGGCCTCTTAGTTAAGATCGGGTCCCTTGGGGTTCACGGCTGGCTCCCCGACACCTACTCAGAATCTCCGTCGCCAGTCAGCGCAGTTCTGGGAGCCACCTCCGTCCTCTTAGGGACATACTCTATGGCAAGACTACTGATGCCATTCAGAGAGGTTCTATTCGCCTACAGCGGCTGGCTTGAGCTATGGGCTCTCCTGACGATCCTGTATGCAGGGATCATGGCCCTGATGCAGAATGACACTAAACGTCTAGTTGCTTACCTAAGCATGAGCCAGATGAACTACTGTTTCCTTGGGGTCTTCACCTACATGAAGTATGGGGTTGTGGGCGCCATCTCCTATGCCATCAGCCATGGACTTGCAATAGCCCTCCTCTTCCTAGTTGCCGGGGCGATCCTTTACAGGACCGGGACTAGGGAGATGGATAAACTTGGAGGGCTGGCCTCGAGGCTGCCATCCTCAATTATAGCAGCCCTGGTTGGGTTCCTCACGATAGGCGGGGTCCCACCAACGGTCGGATTTAAATCTAAATTCATACTTCTCACGGGCGCTTTCGAGAGAGGATTCATGAGGTCCCCCCTCGAGCTTACAGTGGCCCTCCTGGCTGCGACTCTAGCTACGGCCATAACCCTCGCCTACGAGTTCCGAACGGTCTGGCGCGTCTTCTATGGATCCCTTCCCGAGTACCTGAAGGGCATCAGGGAGGCTCCGATACCGATGATAATAGCCCTGCTGGCTTTGAGCTCCTTATCCCTGATCTATGGTATATGGCCTACCATAATCACGGAGCCCATTGAGGTCTACCTAGAACATCTTCTCGGATGA
- a CDS encoding NADH-quinone oxidoreductase subunit M produces the protein MAQEGGMMYPSAWLAVLAPAVFMPIVYTAGRKIGRYVGWMALLPLLYSTIFFIIIMPRVAVSPLSEYFFWLPEIRFGLLLDGLSLPIVLTVALLCTIIIIYSQPYMEHRIHEEYHEENKKAYATYYSLYLAYATSMMGVVLATNLFEFYLFFELMIIPSWALINIYGYGEREKIALMYLLWSIVGAVLFVTGALTTYATIHSFEISELKRLNGNPLATFVMLMMLLGFFIKMAVFGLHIWLPYAHAEAPTSISALLSPAMIGLAAYAIVRLIIPIQSAFQSLYWPVFLWAFFTMLYGGLMVLAQNDIKRLLAYSSISQMGYILVGIASSMPLGVSGAMLHYISHGLGKAVLFLTAGTVMYRSGIRDIRSLGGLAGRMPISATAFLIGCMNIAGIPPTVGFISKLLVFSGAFERGLQSSWLELSISLAALISTALTIAYTLWTVRRIFFGPTPEHLRDMKEAPAKMTIPLIIFSVLSIIIGIYPRFILDPMMRTVLELLEGRA, from the coding sequence GTGGCCCAGGAGGGAGGGATGATGTACCCATCCGCTTGGTTGGCTGTCTTAGCTCCGGCGGTGTTCATGCCAATAGTTTACACGGCCGGCCGCAAAATTGGGAGGTATGTTGGTTGGATGGCATTGCTTCCATTGCTCTATAGCACAATCTTCTTCATAATCATTATGCCTAGGGTTGCAGTATCTCCATTAAGCGAATATTTCTTCTGGCTGCCTGAGATAAGGTTTGGCCTTCTTCTAGACGGGTTGAGTCTGCCTATCGTCCTAACCGTTGCCCTTCTCTGCACAATCATCATAATATACTCTCAACCTTATATGGAGCATAGAATCCATGAGGAGTACCATGAAGAGAATAAAAAGGCCTATGCCACCTACTACTCCCTCTACCTAGCCTATGCCACCAGCATGATGGGGGTGGTCCTAGCGACCAACCTCTTCGAGTTCTACCTCTTCTTCGAGTTGATGATAATCCCCTCATGGGCCTTGATAAACATCTATGGGTATGGGGAGAGGGAGAAGATCGCCCTCATGTACCTCCTCTGGTCTATAGTCGGCGCGGTGCTATTCGTAACTGGAGCCCTCACCACATATGCCACCATCCACAGCTTCGAGATCTCTGAATTGAAGAGGCTCAATGGCAATCCCCTAGCCACTTTTGTCATGCTGATGATGCTTTTAGGCTTCTTCATTAAGATGGCCGTCTTCGGCCTCCACATCTGGCTTCCCTACGCCCACGCGGAGGCTCCCACATCAATCTCGGCCCTCCTTAGCCCAGCCATGATAGGACTAGCCGCGTATGCCATTGTGAGGCTAATAATCCCGATCCAAAGCGCCTTCCAGAGCCTTTACTGGCCAGTATTCCTATGGGCTTTCTTTACAATGCTCTACGGAGGTCTTATGGTCTTGGCTCAGAACGATATAAAGAGGCTGCTGGCATACTCTAGCATAAGCCAGATGGGCTATATCCTCGTAGGAATAGCCAGTTCAATGCCCCTTGGAGTATCTGGAGCCATGCTACACTATATAAGCCACGGGCTGGGCAAGGCTGTCCTCTTCCTAACGGCTGGCACCGTGATGTATAGAAGCGGCATCCGTGATATCAGGTCCCTGGGGGGCCTAGCTGGGAGGATGCCCATCTCAGCCACGGCTTTCCTGATAGGATGCATGAATATAGCTGGGATACCACCAACAGTTGGCTTCATATCCAAGCTTCTGGTCTTCTCGGGGGCCTTCGAGCGGGGCCTACAATCCTCGTGGCTTGAGCTGAGCATATCTCTAGCCGCCTTAATCTCAACGGCTCTCACAATAGCCTACACCCTATGGACGGTGAGGCGTATATTCTTCGGCCCTACCCCTGAGCATCTGAGGGACATGAAGGAAGCTCCGGCTAAGATGACAATACCATTGATCATATTCAGCGTCCTATCTATAATTATAGGGATATATCCGAGATTCATTCTTGATCCAATGATGAGAACCGTTTTAGAATTATTGGAGGGAAGAGCATGA
- a CDS encoding NADH-quinone oxidoreductase subunit L — MGIEALLNHPGPWLSWILPITGALLMPLLTRLGHRIRDYAAVAFAFSSVICAASMLPYLFTGKYPGELTLTTWIDFPGHPLKVGLLVDPLSIIISNVVAFIAFLIVVYSVGYMHGDPHMARYWFFFLFFIGNMLLLVLSNNLLQLLIGWEGVGLCSYGLIGYYYRDEKERWLGGPPPTKMYPPSHAGMKAFVVTGIGDVFLLAAIFIIFHYAGTLNFEELIELAPEWLPAISATPGLLSITAICFLGGPIGKSAQFPLHEWLPEAMAGPTSVSALIHAATMVKAGVYLVARMSPVFYLGGWAYHLDEALVYFTAIALVGAFTTFLAASQAIVALELKKVLAYSTISQIGYMMLGLGVSGLSKDGYLAGLTSGVFHLMSHALFKAALFLCAGSVIHAVESIYMSDMGGLKRYMPITHSLMLIATLSLAGIPPLSGFWSKDSVFLACLTAGTPLSLALLAVASISAAMTFFYSIRYMSMTFYGHESEFLRNLIKGIHHNGGETQGHQGSSNEHSYGHREDEKSGSEHLNAGEHHAPPHEEHGAKHIHEAPMVMWIPYAILVVMVIAVGLLGLVGLFNPKLSPEVFIEHQLEEMLHHLGVEIHPAEVGASTKLMAAMISAVMLLVGGVTGWIFYLARKIDPWALVSASPLLRGLHTFLWNRWYMNPTYYAIFVDGLLSFKDWLNRGLEKAVFDRISPAMAGLFKALGGVMFKGLEMGVMERGLNRGVPNAVTVLYHKVKRLQTGILNYNILYIGITFFLLTLIILLRLGGL, encoded by the coding sequence TTGGGGATCGAGGCTCTCCTGAATCATCCCGGACCTTGGCTGAGCTGGATCCTACCGATCACAGGGGCTCTTCTGATGCCCCTTCTCACCAGACTCGGCCACAGGATCAGGGATTACGCCGCTGTGGCCTTCGCCTTCTCCTCGGTCATCTGCGCAGCCTCCATGCTCCCATACCTTTTCACTGGGAAGTACCCCGGCGAATTGACCCTCACGACTTGGATAGACTTCCCGGGCCACCCCCTCAAGGTAGGCCTCTTGGTTGACCCATTAAGCATAATAATATCCAACGTCGTCGCCTTCATAGCCTTCCTCATCGTCGTCTACTCAGTCGGCTACATGCATGGAGACCCCCACATGGCGAGGTACTGGTTCTTCTTCCTCTTCTTCATAGGTAACATGCTCCTCCTGGTTCTCTCGAACAACCTCCTCCAACTCCTCATCGGATGGGAGGGGGTTGGCCTCTGCAGCTACGGCCTCATAGGGTACTACTACAGAGACGAGAAGGAGAGATGGCTTGGCGGCCCTCCTCCAACTAAGATGTACCCTCCATCCCACGCTGGTATGAAGGCCTTCGTCGTCACTGGGATCGGCGATGTCTTCCTCTTAGCGGCCATATTCATCATCTTCCATTATGCAGGCACATTGAACTTCGAGGAGCTTATAGAGTTGGCACCTGAGTGGCTCCCGGCCATATCTGCGACGCCTGGTCTTCTATCCATAACAGCTATATGCTTCCTAGGTGGGCCCATAGGAAAATCTGCCCAGTTCCCCTTACATGAGTGGCTGCCGGAGGCCATGGCTGGTCCCACCTCAGTCTCTGCTCTCATACACGCTGCAACGATGGTTAAGGCCGGAGTCTACCTAGTCGCGAGGATGTCCCCAGTATTCTACCTGGGAGGATGGGCCTACCACCTTGATGAGGCCCTAGTATACTTCACCGCGATAGCCCTAGTCGGAGCCTTCACCACCTTTCTAGCAGCCTCCCAGGCTATAGTCGCCTTAGAGCTTAAGAAGGTCCTCGCATACTCAACCATAAGCCAGATTGGCTATATGATGTTAGGCCTGGGAGTATCCGGCCTAAGCAAGGATGGGTATTTGGCTGGTCTCACCAGTGGAGTGTTCCATCTTATGAGCCATGCCCTCTTCAAGGCCGCCCTGTTCCTATGCGCTGGTTCGGTTATTCACGCCGTCGAGTCCATCTATATGTCCGATATGGGAGGGCTGAAGAGGTATATGCCCATAACTCACAGCCTCATGCTAATAGCAACCCTATCCCTAGCTGGGATACCACCCCTAAGCGGGTTCTGGAGTAAGGATTCAGTATTCTTGGCATGCCTCACCGCGGGAACTCCCCTCTCCCTAGCCCTATTAGCGGTCGCGAGCATAAGCGCCGCCATGACCTTCTTCTACAGCATAAGGTATATGAGCATGACCTTCTACGGCCATGAGAGCGAGTTTTTAAGAAATCTGATTAAAGGTATCCACCATAATGGGGGAGAGACTCAAGGTCATCAGGGCTCCTCTAACGAACACAGTTATGGACATAGAGAAGATGAGAAATCTGGTTCCGAGCACCTAAATGCCGGAGAACACCATGCCCCCCCTCATGAGGAGCATGGGGCTAAACACATCCATGAGGCTCCGATGGTGATGTGGATACCATACGCCATATTGGTTGTTATGGTTATCGCGGTCGGTCTCTTGGGCCTGGTAGGCCTCTTCAATCCGAAGCTTTCACCGGAGGTCTTCATAGAGCATCAACTCGAGGAGATGCTTCACCACTTGGGGGTGGAGATCCACCCCGCAGAGGTTGGAGCTTCGACGAAATTGATGGCCGCTATGATCTCCGCGGTCATGCTCCTAGTAGGTGGGGTCACCGGCTGGATATTCTACCTAGCTAGGAAGATCGATCCATGGGCCCTAGTCTCAGCCTCGCCTCTTCTTAGAGGGTTGCACACCTTCCTATGGAACAGATGGTATATGAACCCAACATACTACGCTATATTTGTCGACGGCCTTCTCAGTTTTAAGGATTGGCTCAACAGGGGTCTGGAGAAAGCGGTCTTCGACAGGATATCTCCAGCCATGGCGGGGCTCTTCAAGGCCCTCGGGGGTGTGATGTTCAAGGGGTTGGAGATGGGTGTTATGGAGAGAGGCCTGAACCGGGGGGTTCCGAACGCCGTTACGGTGCTTTATCACAAGGTGAAGAGGCTACAGACGGGAATCCTAAACTATAATATCCTATATATTGGGATTACCTTTTTCCTTCTCACCTTAATAATACTACTAAGATTAGGAGGGTTATAA
- the nuoK gene encoding NADH-quinone oxidoreductase subunit NuoK encodes MIPYQPFIVSTVLLMAIGLGCMMMRRDMIRLLMGIEILFNAANLNFIALSAQVEGFVDPLAQSVVMMAIVLDGAVIAVGLAMTLNVYRHYRTVDVRRLRRLRW; translated from the coding sequence ATGATCCCATATCAGCCATTCATCGTGTCAACTGTCCTGCTTATGGCCATAGGCCTGGGATGCATGATGATGAGGAGGGATATGATACGCCTATTGATGGGTATAGAGATCCTTTTTAACGCTGCCAACCTGAACTTCATAGCCCTCTCAGCCCAGGTCGAGGGCTTCGTGGATCCCTTGGCCCAGTCTGTTGTCATGATGGCCATAGTCCTAGATGGGGCTGTCATAGCTGTTGGGTTGGCCATGACCCTGAATGTCTACAGGCATTATAGAACAGTCGATGTGAGGAGGCTGAGGCGGTTAAGATGGTAG
- a CDS encoding NADH-quinone oxidoreductase subunit J: MLSLTVLSALLAVSDPNIVYGVIFLLCTNILLGIIYYIVGAPMASLFQLAIFAGAIVVFFIITVMLTRGGEMEVEEAEE; the protein is encoded by the coding sequence TTGTTATCTCTTACTGTTCTCTCAGCATTACTCGCAGTCTCTGATCCAAACATAGTCTATGGCGTGATCTTTCTTCTATGCACAAACATACTGCTAGGAATAATTTACTATATAGTTGGAGCACCGATGGCCTCCCTATTCCAGCTCGCCATCTTCGCAGGGGCGATCGTCGTCTTCTTCATAATCACGGTTATGCTGACGAGGGGAGGAGAGATGGAGGTCGAGGAGGCTGAGGAATGA
- a CDS encoding NADH-quinone oxidoreductase subunit I: MSLAKILKPFMVVAPKVLRKSQTVAYPDERLVFSPRFRGRHKLHLDRCIHCGTCARICPCSSILLVEAEGREGKYPRIDYGTCSLCGFCVEFCPTKALEFTDLVEFSSMERGRLIYTPEMLSHVPDIKEVVPRLKRRIEPYLTESEMKYRKVEEL, from the coding sequence TTGAGCCTTGCGAAGATCCTCAAGCCCTTTATGGTCGTCGCCCCTAAGGTCCTAAGGAAATCCCAGACTGTTGCATATCCGGATGAGAGGCTCGTCTTCTCCCCCAGGTTTAGGGGGCGCCACAAGCTCCACCTGGATCGATGCATCCATTGCGGAACCTGCGCCAGGATCTGCCCCTGCAGCTCCATCCTCCTAGTGGAGGCGGAGGGGAGGGAAGGAAAGTATCCTAGGATAGATTACGGCACATGCAGCCTCTGCGGGTTCTGCGTGGAGTTCTGCCCAACAAAGGCCTTAGAGTTTACAGATCTTGTCGAGTTCTCAAGCATGGAGAGAGGGAGGCTTATCTACACGCCTGAGATGCTCTCCCATGTCCCAGATATAAAGGAGGTTGTCCCGAGGTTGAAGAGGAGAATAGAGCCCTATTTAACCGAGTCTGAGATGAAGTACAGGAAGGTCGAAGAGCTATGA
- the nuoH gene encoding NADH-quinone oxidoreductase subunit NuoH has translation MKREVEMITSTYLWGVALVSIQELIGISLGSILDILDIISGMILESPSLLLRLVLFNLKPLTQIIVIPGLAFILLFAIIVVWFERKFLARAMLRVGPYYCGGRSGVLQLIADFLKLFLKEIVIPKDAHRALFVSMPVILPTIPALAITLIPFDLDWVLFRAGGLSLPMFFAIAGFSPLIPVFAGWAANNKYTIIGSLRTAFLYISAEIPLVLCAAAVAIMAGSFDLVRIVEAQSTIWFSVPQFIGFIIFFLGLIIEAERTPFDIPTAEVELVLGWRTEFSGILFGFTMMAEYVSFLAWALLFITLYLGGYNGPNIFGLPLYSHIFWILFKLAILVPIVILIRGVFPRFRMDQLLRLGWYYLMPLSILNLFITLALKLGGIF, from the coding sequence GTGAAGAGGGAGGTTGAGATGATCACATCTACCTATTTGTGGGGTGTGGCCTTAGTCTCTATTCAGGAGCTCATAGGGATCTCCCTGGGATCGATTCTCGACATCCTTGACATCATCTCGGGGATGATACTTGAATCGCCCAGCTTGTTATTGAGGTTGGTCTTGTTCAACCTGAAGCCCCTGACCCAGATCATCGTTATCCCTGGCCTAGCTTTCATCCTCCTCTTCGCCATCATTGTCGTATGGTTTGAGAGGAAGTTCCTCGCGAGGGCGATGCTAAGGGTCGGCCCCTACTACTGTGGGGGGAGATCAGGGGTTCTCCAGCTCATCGCGGACTTCTTGAAGCTCTTCCTCAAGGAGATAGTAATTCCTAAAGATGCTCATAGGGCCCTCTTCGTGTCTATGCCCGTCATCCTGCCGACCATCCCAGCCCTTGCGATCACCCTAATTCCCTTCGACCTAGACTGGGTCCTATTCAGGGCTGGAGGCCTAAGCCTGCCCATGTTCTTTGCGATAGCCGGTTTCTCACCCCTGATCCCCGTGTTCGCCGGATGGGCCGCCAATAATAAGTACACTATTATAGGGAGCCTCAGGACCGCCTTCCTCTACATCTCGGCTGAGATACCTTTGGTCTTATGCGCCGCCGCTGTCGCCATCATGGCTGGGAGCTTCGATCTGGTGAGGATAGTTGAGGCCCAGTCAACCATTTGGTTTTCAGTTCCACAGTTCATAGGCTTCATAATATTCTTCTTGGGGCTGATAATTGAGGCGGAGAGGACCCCATTTGATATTCCCACGGCGGAGGTCGAGCTCGTCCTGGGATGGAGGACCGAGTTCAGTGGGATCCTCTTCGGATTCACCATGATGGCTGAGTATGTGAGCTTCCTGGCCTGGGCCCTCCTCTTCATAACCCTCTACCTTGGAGGGTATAACGGCCCAAATATATTCGGCCTCCCCCTATACAGCCACATCTTCTGGATTTTATTTAAGCTAGCAATCCTAGTCCCCATAGTCATATTGATAAGGGGGGTCTTCCCGAGGTTTAGGATGGACCAGCTACTCCGGCTGGGCTGGTACTACCTAATGCCCCTATCCATCTTAAACCTCTTCATAACGCTAGCCTTAAAACTGGGGGGGATATTCTAG
- a CDS encoding nickel-dependent hydrogenase large subunit: MSEPQLEPEIMRISWGPQHPMSGQTRILIDVDGEVVHRLIADLGFTHRGIEKILENRTFLQGLVPIERMAMVDTANIGLGYVLAVEEALGIEPPERANWIRSMICEMCRINSHLYAFGLQAESTGYFPAVFLWTTIDREVLLDLLERLTGARWSYNFIIPGGVMNDLPEGFQEKVREAVNYLRGRFQQYWEAMVENAVFEMRCVGVAVLRKEDAIRLGATGPVLRGSGVDMDIRKDEPYAAYGDLDFKVITETDGDAMARLKVRFHEIEQSLNMIEQVASEIPGGPVRVKIPLFPRPKPGEFLSRVETARGELGIHLFTDGGMNPYRVKINSPSLRNMFVFERLAELNRILVADVPVVINSIDPWYLDCDR; this comes from the coding sequence TTGAGCGAGCCCCAATTAGAGCCTGAGATAATGAGGATAAGCTGGGGTCCCCAGCACCCCATGAGCGGCCAGACCAGGATCCTCATAGATGTCGACGGGGAGGTGGTCCACAGGCTCATCGCAGACTTGGGCTTCACACATAGAGGGATAGAGAAGATCCTCGAGAATAGAACCTTCCTACAGGGCCTGGTCCCCATAGAGAGGATGGCAATGGTGGACACAGCCAACATAGGTTTGGGCTATGTTCTAGCGGTCGAGGAGGCCTTAGGCATAGAGCCCCCAGAGAGGGCCAACTGGATAAGGTCGATGATCTGTGAGATGTGCAGGATCAACAGCCACTTATACGCCTTCGGCCTTCAAGCCGAGTCCACGGGCTACTTCCCAGCCGTGTTCTTGTGGACAACCATAGATAGAGAAGTCCTCCTAGACCTATTGGAGAGGCTGACGGGGGCTAGGTGGAGCTACAACTTCATAATCCCCGGCGGGGTTATGAACGACCTCCCAGAGGGCTTCCAGGAGAAGGTGAGGGAGGCGGTCAACTATCTAAGGGGAAGATTCCAGCAGTATTGGGAGGCGATGGTGGAGAACGCGGTCTTCGAGATGAGGTGTGTCGGCGTCGCCGTCCTGAGAAAAGAAGACGCCATCAGGCTTGGGGCCACCGGGCCAGTCCTAAGGGGATCTGGAGTCGACATGGATATCAGGAAGGACGAGCCCTACGCGGCCTACGGCGATCTCGACTTCAAGGTGATAACAGAAACTGATGGGGATGCCATGGCCAGGCTTAAAGTTAGGTTCCACGAGATTGAGCAGAGCCTAAATATGATAGAACAGGTAGCAAGTGAAATACCTGGAGGCCCGGTCAGGGTTAAGATCCCCCTCTTCCCGAGGCCTAAGCCTGGGGAGTTCCTAAGCAGGGTCGAGACCGCGAGGGGAGAGCTGGGGATCCATCTGTTCACCGATGGTGGCATGAACCCCTACAGGGTGAAGATAAACTCCCCATCCCTCAGGAATATGTTCGTCTTCGAGAGATTGGCGGAGCTTAATAGGATTCTAGTAGCCGATGTCCCAGTGGTAATAAATTCCATAGATCCATGGTATCTCGACTGCGACAGGTGA